In Penaeus monodon isolate SGIC_2016 chromosome 15, NSTDA_Pmon_1, whole genome shotgun sequence, a genomic segment contains:
- the LOC119581600 gene encoding uncharacterized protein LOC119581600, whose product MEMTLLHEGQDNAEASAEAAIEDVVSPIRRDSFSTSQSPGMQPTASSPRLKITHGQRRGLLLSEPKSDNRKSPVPFNFESSSASSSLSESESSPRRSPQAKRTNEASDKEMSQTETVSSSSTSGDNMLGMKKFKRRNQAIYSSAEEDM is encoded by the exons ATGGAAATGACATTACTTCATGAAGGTCAAGACAATGCTGAAGCCAGTGCTGAAGCAGCAATTGAGGATGTTGTAAGTCCCATCAGAAGAGATTCCTTTTCCACATCGCAGAGTCCAGGAATGCAGCCAACAGCCAGCTCTCCACG GCTGAAAATAACCCATGGACAACGACGGGGCCTCTTGCTGTCGGAACCTAAAAGTGACAACAGAAAATCTCCAGTTCCTTTCAATTTTGAATCTTCATCAGCTTCATCTTCACTAAGTGAGAGTGAATCAAGTCCGCGGAGAAGCCCACAGGCCAAACGGACTAATGAAGCAAGTGACAAGGAAATGTCCCAGACGGAAACCGTGTCATCGTCATCCACCAGCGGGGACAACATGCTAGGAATGAAGAAATTCAAGCGAAGAAATCAAGCCATATATTCATCGGCAGAAGAAGACATGTAA
- the LOC119582079 gene encoding lariat debranching enzyme A-like produces the protein MHIAIEGCSHGELDTIYNSVSRLEQIHGFKVDLLLCCGDFQSVRNEQDLKCMACPVKYMDMRDFYKYYSGEKKAPVLTIFIGGNHEASNYLQEFPYGGWVAPNIYYLGYAGVVRFGGLRIGGLSGIYKGPDYLKGHYEKPPYTGESVRSVYHVRNLEVFRLKQLSGESDIFMSHDWPRGIYHHGDKEKLLKWKQHFRSEIKNNTLGSRPAEELLKKIRPKYWFSGHLHVKFPAVLRHKDENTHKEKVTKFLALDKCLPRRDFLQVIEVQNAGPLELSYDAEWLTILRLTNHLLSVGTRTVYMPGPGGSERYQFTPTKEEIDDTIQMMGCNLRVPLDFVPTAQSYESSQGKPKMEQVNMPQPLLNPQTIAFCDKLGLDDPLAILLGAKRKAQSSPKLSPPSRSLNDSELNITLDSSKISNNPDEVE, from the exons ATGCATATCGCAATTGAAGGATGCTCCCATGGAGAGCTGGACACCATTTACAACTCTGTGTCACGACTGGAGCAGATTCATGGTTTCAAAGTGGACCTCCTCCTCTGCTGTGGAGATTTTCAATCTGTGCGCAACGAGCAGGATCTGAAGTGCATGGCCTGTCCAGTCAAATACATGGATATGCGTGATTTCTACAA ATATTATTCAGGTGAGAAGAAGGCCCCTGTGTTGACCATATTCATCGGGGGCAACCATGAGGCCTCTAACTACCTTCAGGAATTCCCCTATGGTGGGTGGGTTGCCCCTAACATTTACTACCTGGGATATGCAGGTGTGGTCAGATTCGGAGGGCTGCGAATTGGGGGCCTTTCAGGGATTTATAAGGGCCCAGACTACCTCAAAGGGCACTATGAGAAGCCACCTTATACTGGGGAGTCAGTCCGAAGTGTTTATCATGTGCGAAACCTTGAGGTCTTTCGGCTAAAGCAG CTTTCAGGTGAGAGCGATATTTTCATGTCCCATGACTGGCCACGTGGTATCTATCATCACGGGGACAAAGAAAAATTACTCAAGTGGAAACAGCATTTCCGTtctgaaataaagaataatacaCTGGGATCAAGACCTGCGGAAGAACTCTTAAAGAAGATAAGGCCAAAGTACTGGTTTTCCGGTCATCTTCATGTCAAGTTCCCTGCTGTATTGCGACATAAG GACGAAAATACCCACAAAGAGAAGGTGACAAAATTCTTGGCGTTGGACAAGTGCCTGCCTCGGCGTGACTTCCTACAAGTGATAGAAGTGCAGAATGCGGGACCTCTAGAGTTGAGCTATGATGCAGAATGGCTGACTATTCTACGACTTACCAACCACCTTCTCTCTGTTGGTACACGGACTGTCTACATGCCTGGGCCGGGAGGGTCCGAGAG aTACCAGTTCACACCTACAAAGGAAGAGATTGATGACACTATCCAGATGATGGGATGCAACCTGAGGGTTCCTCTAGACTTTGTTCCAACAGCACAGTCTTATGAAAGTAGCCAAGGCAAGCCCAAGATGGAGCAGGTGAATATGCCCCAGCCGCTACTCAACCCACAGACGATAGCTTTTTGTGATAAGCTTGGATTGGATGATCCTTTGGCCATCTTACTTGGAGCCAAGAGAAAAGCTCAGTCATCACCAAAGTTGTCACCCCCCAGCAGAAGTCTCAATGACTCGGAGCTTAATATTACGCTGGACTCCTCCAAGATTTCAAACAATCCAGATGAG GTTGAG
- the LOC119581601 gene encoding uncharacterized protein LOC119581601, which produces MEGNVAGSCLCKGVQYYVPNKPLQWFRCHCSMCRKAIGSEHCTFIAVNDTNLEFKSKKTLKEFQSSKHVVRSFCSTCGCSISMKYDSEVDLIWFNAATLDVELPVVDPHQVYLKDKVPYLDIMSKAPSAIDQSMCADKDL; this is translated from the coding sequence ATGGAAGGAAATGTTGCAGGATCTTGTCTTTGCAAAGGAGTCCAGTATTATGTTCCCAACAAGCCTTTACAGTGGTTTCGGTGCCATTGCTCCATGTGCAGGAAGGCCATCGGTTCAGAACACTGCACTTTCATTGCTGTGAATGATACAAACCTTGAGTTCAAAAGCAAGAAAACCCTCAAGGAATTCCAGAGCTCAAAGCATGTAGTGAGGTCTTTCTGCAGTACTTGTGGGTGCTCAATCAGTATGAAGTATGACAGTGAAGTAGATTTGATTTGGTTTAATGCTGCAACTTTAGATGTAGAGCTCCCAGTAGTTGACCCTCACCAAGTCTACCTTAAGGATAAAGTCCCTTACTTGGACATCATGTCTAAGGCACCAAGTGCTATTGACCAGTCAATGTGTGCAGACAAAGATTTGTAA